The proteins below are encoded in one region of Oncorhynchus masou masou isolate Uvic2021 chromosome 15, UVic_Omas_1.1, whole genome shotgun sequence:
- the LOC135555520 gene encoding epithelial membrane protein 2-like, giving the protein MLVLLAGIFLLHLTSIILLLVATIDNAWWMTKTVSTDVWARWILINGTWSSNDLPSQYPHEYLQAVQASSILACIFSSLGLFVFVGQLFTLSKGQRFTFSGIFQLLACLCIMIAASIYTDIFHKNESDGWYGHSFILAWISFAFTFISSIIYFVLRKKTAN; this is encoded by the exons ATGTTGGTTCTTCTAGCCGGAATCTTCCTCCTTCACCTCACCAGCATCATCCTCCTCCTAGTGGCAACTATAGACAAT GCCTGGTGGATGACAAAAACCGTGTCCACTGATGTGTGGGCCAGGTGGATACTGATCAATGGAACCTGGAGCTCCAACGATCTCCCCAGCCAGTACCCTCATG aaTACCTCCAGGCAGTGCAGGCTAGCTCCATCCTGGCCTGCATATTCTCTTCCCTTggcctgtttgtgtttgtgggacAGCTCTTCACTCTATCAAAGGGACAGAGATTCACCTTCTCTGGCATCTTCCAGCTCCTAGCCT gcctGTGCATCATGATCGCTGCCTCCATCTACACAGACATCTTTCACAAGAATGAATCGGATGGTTGGTATGGCCACTCCTTCATTCTGGCCTGGATCTCCTTTGCGTTCACCTTCATCTCCAGTATAATCTACTTTGTCCTGCGAAAGAAGACCGCAAACTAG